Proteins from a genomic interval of Zingiber officinale cultivar Zhangliang chromosome 1B, Zo_v1.1, whole genome shotgun sequence:
- the LOC122056405 gene encoding uncharacterized protein LOC122056405 isoform X2: protein MNVFQSSWELQNPESFSGCMRKMISMLNLSAGMARSRLLTERPHQASAKGVSNVIKRSIYPVAEDTGKQRRSEQRSRFLNKISGRTQVKMLISQEMCGDTGSREKPPSVIAKLMGLDSIPVQKSETSRGKVKGNSNALTGELTQCQWQEGNYVGKPNEEDIDAYEVETPRKDIWIEEQSLQKVRVDENSNQRRMVLVREKFLEAKRLATDGKLVDSQEFQDAVEVLNSNRDLFIKFLEESNSVLTKKVLKQQNLSLPSQTTLITVLKPSNTRDSKGNQLIENQLLSDSNGSIGKRNSHYWSTGSCEPMQEALSQGTRIVVLKPIPGKPFDTKTILPSNLPILLDTHSSNGDLIISDELSNSRKALEEVSEDEEGTLCSNTKYEALSSSVLSNGYIGDESSFNRSDCAYLEDEIGSTSQSDVATSAIECWDYINKIGSPLSTSSSNQTSHSPESSVIIEAKKGFSERLAAVESNVNFQEARHLKTNSTLGEMFAIPESMKEGNNEDLPHSTESFDAEDALNAPSGLLPSFGINDKHPEENSQQNLLRFKLLPVSTLAHRIHEFNVGTSGSSMTKPIVQAVVPKSNNRKLSFKGMVSSFFFPKSKRPSRDKPSRAASVSDVLSSFNDTFVPRIDGGTPNESYDRSTEMLMLPMGVSKEKSGTCGIHTEYQDKSVHNSASEDMLLYDAYDSLSESSGPMAVAGCPSVSRSPLIKSVVRSLSRCTFHLDSESTKLSNPFMVFMKADEEYEQFAFLQKLLSSSGINNNNQMVYGGWYSLDCPLNPSLLSESLHMEDGEDKCQEMCSSKRLLFDSINTALLDIGQLVLFTTTYPWNQGRVHGPWKDSKGDATVAEQVWAIVKKGLAGDKWVPKDPCSGNNMVDGLVKEEMAGRQWDETRWLEVCEFSKEIGGKVLEELVEESLSELSPH, encoded by the exons ATGAACGTCTTCCAGAGCTCGTGGGAGCTACAGAATCCGGAATCTTTTTCAGGATGCATGAGAAAGATGATTAGCATGCTTAACTTGAGCGCCGGCATGGCCAGATCCAGACTTCTTACCGAGAGGCCACATCAAGCGT CTGCTAAAGGTGTTTCCAATGTGATAAAGAGGTCAATATATCCTGTCGCGGAGGATACGGGGAAACAA AGAAGAAGTGAACAAAGGAGTCGCTTTCTCAACAAAATATCAGGCAGAACTCAGGTTAAAATGCTCATATCACAGGAAATGTGTGGTGATACAGGGTCTAGAGAGAAGCCACCAAGTGTGATTGCAAAATTAATGGGTCTTGATTCTATACCAGTGCAGAAATCAGAGACAAGCAGGGGTAAAGTAAAAGGCAATAGCAATGCTTTGACTGGTGAGTTAACACAATGCCAATGGCAGGAGGGAAACTATGTTGGAAAACCCAATGAGGAGGATATAGATGCATATGAAGTAGAAACACCAAGAAAGGATATTTGGATTGAAGAGCAATCTCTGCAGAAGGTAAGAGTTGATGAGAATTCAAATCAAAGAAGAATGGTTCTTGTTCGGGAGAAGTTTCTAGAAGCCAAACGTTTGGCCACTGATGGTAAGCTTGTGGATTCTCAGGAATTCCAAGATGCAGTTGAGGTTCTGAACTCAAACAgagatttatttattaaatttctagAAGAATCAAACTCAGTGCTCACAAAAAAAGTCTTGAAGCAACAGAATCTCTCTCTACCTTCTCAGACAACTCTTATAACTGTGCTGAAACCTTCCAATACCAGGGACAGTAAAGGAAACCAGCTCATTGAAAACCAGCTTTTATCTGATTCTAATGGAAGTATAGGAAAGAGAAATAGTCATTATTGGAGCACTGGTTCCTGTGAGCCAATGCAAGAAGCTTTATCTCAAGGAACAAGAATAGTTGTTCTAAAGCCCATCCCAGGGAAACCCTTTGACACAAAGACCATACTTCCCAGCAATTTACCAATATTGCTAGATACACATAGCTCTAATGGAGATCTGATCATTTCTGATGAATTGTCAAATTCAAGAAAAGCACTTGAGGAGGTAAGTGAGGATGAGGAAGGAACCTTGTGTAGCAACACAAAATATGAAGCCTTGTCTTCCTCTGTTTTGTCAAATGGATACATTGGTGATGAGAGTTCATTCAATAGGTCAGATTGTGCGTATTTGGAAGATGAGATTGGCAGTACAAGTCAGTCTGATGTTGCAACTTCGGCCATAGAGTGTTGGGATTACATCAATAAAATTGGTAGTCCACTGTCAACCTCATCCTCTAATCAAACATCACATTCTCCTGAATCATCAGTAATTATAGAagccaagaaagggttttcagAGAGGCTAGCTGCAGTAGAATCCAATGTTAATTTTCAAGAAGCAAGGCATTTGAAAACCAACAGCACCTTAGGGGAGATGTTTGCCATTCCTGAGTCAATGAAAGAAGGTAACAATGAAGACCTTCCTCATTCCACTGAATCATTTGACGCAGAAGATGCCTTGAATGCACCTTCAGGATTGCTGCCTTCATTTGGGATAAATGACAAACATCCTGAGGAAAATTCCCAGCAGAACTTGTTGAGATTTAAGCTTCTCCCAGTTTCTACTTTAGCTCATAGAATTCATGAGTTTAATGTTGGGACCTCTGGTTCCTCAATGACCAAACCCATTGTTCAAGCAGTGGTTCCCAAGTCAAATAACAGGAAATTATCATTCAAGGGTATGGTCTCAAGTTTTTTCTTCCCTAAAAGCAAAAGACCTAGCAGAGACAAACCTTCTAGAGCTGCGTCTGTTTCTGATGTTTTATCATCCTTCAATGATACTTTTGTACCACGGATTGACGGTGGTACTCCTAATGAATCATATGACAGATCAACTGAAATGTTGATGCTTCCAATG GGTGTTTCCAAGGAAAAATCTGGAACATGTGGAATCCATACTGAATACCAGGATAAGTCTGTCCATAATTCAGCTTCAGAAGACATGTTACTATATGATGCCTATGATAGTTTGTCTGAGTCTTCAGGACCGATGGCCGTTGCTGGATGCCCAT CAGTGTCTAGGTCTCCACTAATCAAATCTGTTGTTCGCTCGTTATCACGTTGCACCTTTCACTTGGACTCGGAATCAACAAAATTGTCAAACCCTTTTATGGTCTTCATGAAGGCAGATGAAGAGTATGAGCAATTTGCATTTCTCCAGAAACTGCTATCTTCCTCTGGAATCAACAACAATAACCAAATGGTTTATGGCGGGTGGTATTCGCTAGATTGTCCTTTGAATCCGTCTCTACTGTCTGAGTCCCTGCACATGGAAGACGGAGAAGATAAATGCCAGGAGATGTGCTCAAGCAAAAGGCTGTTGTTCGATTCCATAAACACGGCATTGTTGGACATCGGGCAGCTCGTATTATTTACCACCACCTATCCGTGGAACCAAGGACGGGTTCACGGACCTTGGAAAGACAGTAAAGGAGATGCCACAGTGGCGGAGCAAGTCTGGGCAATTGTTAAAAAAGGGTTAGCAGGTGACAAGTGGGTACCAAAGGATCCCTGCAGCGGTAACAACATGGTAGATGGGTTGGTGAAGGAAGAGATGGCAGGAAGGCAATGGGATGAAACAAGGTGGTTGGAAGTGTGTGAATTCAGCAAGGAGATTGGTGGGAAGGTGTTGGAGGAGTTGGTCGAAGAGTCTCTGTCTGAATTATCCCCTCATTGA
- the LOC122056405 gene encoding uncharacterized protein LOC122056405 isoform X1 — protein MNVFQSSWELQNPESFSGCMRKMISMLNLSAGMARSRLLTERPHQASAKGVSNVIKRSIYPVAEDTGKQRRSEQRSRFLNKISGRTQVKMLISQEMCGDTGSREKPPSVIAKLMGLDSIPVQKSETSRGKVKGNSNALTGELTQCQWQEGNYVGKPNEEDIDAYEVETPRKDIWIEEQSLQKVRVDENSNQRRMVLVREKFLEAKRLATDGKLVDSQEFQDAVEVLNSNRDLFIKFLEESNSVLTKKVLKQQNLSLPSQTTLITVLKPSNTRDSKGNQLIENQLLSDSNGSIGKRNSHYWSTGSCEPMQEALSQGTRIVVLKPIPGKPFDTKTILPSNLPILLDTHSSNGDLIISDELSNSRKALEEVSEDEEGTLCSNTKYEALSSSVLSNGYIGDESSFNRSDCAYLEDEIGSTSQSDVATSAIECWDYINKIGSPLSTSSSNQTSHSPESSVIIEAKKGFSERLAAVESNVNFQEARHLKTNSTLGEMFAIPESMKEGNNEDLPHSTESFDAEDALNAPSGLLPSFGINDKHPEENSQQNLLRFKLLPVSTLAHRIHEFNVGTSGSSMTKPIVQAVVPKSNNRKLSFKGMVSSFFFPKSKRPSRDKPSRAASVSDVLSSFNDTFVPRIDGGTPNESYDRSTEMLMLPMGVSKEKSGTCGIHTEYQDKSVHNSASEDMLLYDAYDSLSESSGPMAVAGCPSAVSRSPLIKSVVRSLSRCTFHLDSESTKLSNPFMVFMKADEEYEQFAFLQKLLSSSGINNNNQMVYGGWYSLDCPLNPSLLSESLHMEDGEDKCQEMCSSKRLLFDSINTALLDIGQLVLFTTTYPWNQGRVHGPWKDSKGDATVAEQVWAIVKKGLAGDKWVPKDPCSGNNMVDGLVKEEMAGRQWDETRWLEVCEFSKEIGGKVLEELVEESLSELSPH, from the exons ATGAACGTCTTCCAGAGCTCGTGGGAGCTACAGAATCCGGAATCTTTTTCAGGATGCATGAGAAAGATGATTAGCATGCTTAACTTGAGCGCCGGCATGGCCAGATCCAGACTTCTTACCGAGAGGCCACATCAAGCGT CTGCTAAAGGTGTTTCCAATGTGATAAAGAGGTCAATATATCCTGTCGCGGAGGATACGGGGAAACAA AGAAGAAGTGAACAAAGGAGTCGCTTTCTCAACAAAATATCAGGCAGAACTCAGGTTAAAATGCTCATATCACAGGAAATGTGTGGTGATACAGGGTCTAGAGAGAAGCCACCAAGTGTGATTGCAAAATTAATGGGTCTTGATTCTATACCAGTGCAGAAATCAGAGACAAGCAGGGGTAAAGTAAAAGGCAATAGCAATGCTTTGACTGGTGAGTTAACACAATGCCAATGGCAGGAGGGAAACTATGTTGGAAAACCCAATGAGGAGGATATAGATGCATATGAAGTAGAAACACCAAGAAAGGATATTTGGATTGAAGAGCAATCTCTGCAGAAGGTAAGAGTTGATGAGAATTCAAATCAAAGAAGAATGGTTCTTGTTCGGGAGAAGTTTCTAGAAGCCAAACGTTTGGCCACTGATGGTAAGCTTGTGGATTCTCAGGAATTCCAAGATGCAGTTGAGGTTCTGAACTCAAACAgagatttatttattaaatttctagAAGAATCAAACTCAGTGCTCACAAAAAAAGTCTTGAAGCAACAGAATCTCTCTCTACCTTCTCAGACAACTCTTATAACTGTGCTGAAACCTTCCAATACCAGGGACAGTAAAGGAAACCAGCTCATTGAAAACCAGCTTTTATCTGATTCTAATGGAAGTATAGGAAAGAGAAATAGTCATTATTGGAGCACTGGTTCCTGTGAGCCAATGCAAGAAGCTTTATCTCAAGGAACAAGAATAGTTGTTCTAAAGCCCATCCCAGGGAAACCCTTTGACACAAAGACCATACTTCCCAGCAATTTACCAATATTGCTAGATACACATAGCTCTAATGGAGATCTGATCATTTCTGATGAATTGTCAAATTCAAGAAAAGCACTTGAGGAGGTAAGTGAGGATGAGGAAGGAACCTTGTGTAGCAACACAAAATATGAAGCCTTGTCTTCCTCTGTTTTGTCAAATGGATACATTGGTGATGAGAGTTCATTCAATAGGTCAGATTGTGCGTATTTGGAAGATGAGATTGGCAGTACAAGTCAGTCTGATGTTGCAACTTCGGCCATAGAGTGTTGGGATTACATCAATAAAATTGGTAGTCCACTGTCAACCTCATCCTCTAATCAAACATCACATTCTCCTGAATCATCAGTAATTATAGAagccaagaaagggttttcagAGAGGCTAGCTGCAGTAGAATCCAATGTTAATTTTCAAGAAGCAAGGCATTTGAAAACCAACAGCACCTTAGGGGAGATGTTTGCCATTCCTGAGTCAATGAAAGAAGGTAACAATGAAGACCTTCCTCATTCCACTGAATCATTTGACGCAGAAGATGCCTTGAATGCACCTTCAGGATTGCTGCCTTCATTTGGGATAAATGACAAACATCCTGAGGAAAATTCCCAGCAGAACTTGTTGAGATTTAAGCTTCTCCCAGTTTCTACTTTAGCTCATAGAATTCATGAGTTTAATGTTGGGACCTCTGGTTCCTCAATGACCAAACCCATTGTTCAAGCAGTGGTTCCCAAGTCAAATAACAGGAAATTATCATTCAAGGGTATGGTCTCAAGTTTTTTCTTCCCTAAAAGCAAAAGACCTAGCAGAGACAAACCTTCTAGAGCTGCGTCTGTTTCTGATGTTTTATCATCCTTCAATGATACTTTTGTACCACGGATTGACGGTGGTACTCCTAATGAATCATATGACAGATCAACTGAAATGTTGATGCTTCCAATG GGTGTTTCCAAGGAAAAATCTGGAACATGTGGAATCCATACTGAATACCAGGATAAGTCTGTCCATAATTCAGCTTCAGAAGACATGTTACTATATGATGCCTATGATAGTTTGTCTGAGTCTTCAGGACCGATGGCCGTTGCTGGATGCCCAT CAGCAGTGTCTAGGTCTCCACTAATCAAATCTGTTGTTCGCTCGTTATCACGTTGCACCTTTCACTTGGACTCGGAATCAACAAAATTGTCAAACCCTTTTATGGTCTTCATGAAGGCAGATGAAGAGTATGAGCAATTTGCATTTCTCCAGAAACTGCTATCTTCCTCTGGAATCAACAACAATAACCAAATGGTTTATGGCGGGTGGTATTCGCTAGATTGTCCTTTGAATCCGTCTCTACTGTCTGAGTCCCTGCACATGGAAGACGGAGAAGATAAATGCCAGGAGATGTGCTCAAGCAAAAGGCTGTTGTTCGATTCCATAAACACGGCATTGTTGGACATCGGGCAGCTCGTATTATTTACCACCACCTATCCGTGGAACCAAGGACGGGTTCACGGACCTTGGAAAGACAGTAAAGGAGATGCCACAGTGGCGGAGCAAGTCTGGGCAATTGTTAAAAAAGGGTTAGCAGGTGACAAGTGGGTACCAAAGGATCCCTGCAGCGGTAACAACATGGTAGATGGGTTGGTGAAGGAAGAGATGGCAGGAAGGCAATGGGATGAAACAAGGTGGTTGGAAGTGTGTGAATTCAGCAAGGAGATTGGTGGGAAGGTGTTGGAGGAGTTGGTCGAAGAGTCTCTGTCTGAATTATCCCCTCATTGA
- the LOC122056405 gene encoding uncharacterized protein LOC122056405 isoform X3 produces MLISQEMCGDTGSREKPPSVIAKLMGLDSIPVQKSETSRGKVKGNSNALTGELTQCQWQEGNYVGKPNEEDIDAYEVETPRKDIWIEEQSLQKVRVDENSNQRRMVLVREKFLEAKRLATDGKLVDSQEFQDAVEVLNSNRDLFIKFLEESNSVLTKKVLKQQNLSLPSQTTLITVLKPSNTRDSKGNQLIENQLLSDSNGSIGKRNSHYWSTGSCEPMQEALSQGTRIVVLKPIPGKPFDTKTILPSNLPILLDTHSSNGDLIISDELSNSRKALEEVSEDEEGTLCSNTKYEALSSSVLSNGYIGDESSFNRSDCAYLEDEIGSTSQSDVATSAIECWDYINKIGSPLSTSSSNQTSHSPESSVIIEAKKGFSERLAAVESNVNFQEARHLKTNSTLGEMFAIPESMKEGNNEDLPHSTESFDAEDALNAPSGLLPSFGINDKHPEENSQQNLLRFKLLPVSTLAHRIHEFNVGTSGSSMTKPIVQAVVPKSNNRKLSFKGMVSSFFFPKSKRPSRDKPSRAASVSDVLSSFNDTFVPRIDGGTPNESYDRSTEMLMLPMGVSKEKSGTCGIHTEYQDKSVHNSASEDMLLYDAYDSLSESSGPMAVAGCPSAVSRSPLIKSVVRSLSRCTFHLDSESTKLSNPFMVFMKADEEYEQFAFLQKLLSSSGINNNNQMVYGGWYSLDCPLNPSLLSESLHMEDGEDKCQEMCSSKRLLFDSINTALLDIGQLVLFTTTYPWNQGRVHGPWKDSKGDATVAEQVWAIVKKGLAGDKWVPKDPCSGNNMVDGLVKEEMAGRQWDETRWLEVCEFSKEIGGKVLEELVEESLSELSPH; encoded by the exons ATGCTCATATCACAGGAAATGTGTGGTGATACAGGGTCTAGAGAGAAGCCACCAAGTGTGATTGCAAAATTAATGGGTCTTGATTCTATACCAGTGCAGAAATCAGAGACAAGCAGGGGTAAAGTAAAAGGCAATAGCAATGCTTTGACTGGTGAGTTAACACAATGCCAATGGCAGGAGGGAAACTATGTTGGAAAACCCAATGAGGAGGATATAGATGCATATGAAGTAGAAACACCAAGAAAGGATATTTGGATTGAAGAGCAATCTCTGCAGAAGGTAAGAGTTGATGAGAATTCAAATCAAAGAAGAATGGTTCTTGTTCGGGAGAAGTTTCTAGAAGCCAAACGTTTGGCCACTGATGGTAAGCTTGTGGATTCTCAGGAATTCCAAGATGCAGTTGAGGTTCTGAACTCAAACAgagatttatttattaaatttctagAAGAATCAAACTCAGTGCTCACAAAAAAAGTCTTGAAGCAACAGAATCTCTCTCTACCTTCTCAGACAACTCTTATAACTGTGCTGAAACCTTCCAATACCAGGGACAGTAAAGGAAACCAGCTCATTGAAAACCAGCTTTTATCTGATTCTAATGGAAGTATAGGAAAGAGAAATAGTCATTATTGGAGCACTGGTTCCTGTGAGCCAATGCAAGAAGCTTTATCTCAAGGAACAAGAATAGTTGTTCTAAAGCCCATCCCAGGGAAACCCTTTGACACAAAGACCATACTTCCCAGCAATTTACCAATATTGCTAGATACACATAGCTCTAATGGAGATCTGATCATTTCTGATGAATTGTCAAATTCAAGAAAAGCACTTGAGGAGGTAAGTGAGGATGAGGAAGGAACCTTGTGTAGCAACACAAAATATGAAGCCTTGTCTTCCTCTGTTTTGTCAAATGGATACATTGGTGATGAGAGTTCATTCAATAGGTCAGATTGTGCGTATTTGGAAGATGAGATTGGCAGTACAAGTCAGTCTGATGTTGCAACTTCGGCCATAGAGTGTTGGGATTACATCAATAAAATTGGTAGTCCACTGTCAACCTCATCCTCTAATCAAACATCACATTCTCCTGAATCATCAGTAATTATAGAagccaagaaagggttttcagAGAGGCTAGCTGCAGTAGAATCCAATGTTAATTTTCAAGAAGCAAGGCATTTGAAAACCAACAGCACCTTAGGGGAGATGTTTGCCATTCCTGAGTCAATGAAAGAAGGTAACAATGAAGACCTTCCTCATTCCACTGAATCATTTGACGCAGAAGATGCCTTGAATGCACCTTCAGGATTGCTGCCTTCATTTGGGATAAATGACAAACATCCTGAGGAAAATTCCCAGCAGAACTTGTTGAGATTTAAGCTTCTCCCAGTTTCTACTTTAGCTCATAGAATTCATGAGTTTAATGTTGGGACCTCTGGTTCCTCAATGACCAAACCCATTGTTCAAGCAGTGGTTCCCAAGTCAAATAACAGGAAATTATCATTCAAGGGTATGGTCTCAAGTTTTTTCTTCCCTAAAAGCAAAAGACCTAGCAGAGACAAACCTTCTAGAGCTGCGTCTGTTTCTGATGTTTTATCATCCTTCAATGATACTTTTGTACCACGGATTGACGGTGGTACTCCTAATGAATCATATGACAGATCAACTGAAATGTTGATGCTTCCAATG GGTGTTTCCAAGGAAAAATCTGGAACATGTGGAATCCATACTGAATACCAGGATAAGTCTGTCCATAATTCAGCTTCAGAAGACATGTTACTATATGATGCCTATGATAGTTTGTCTGAGTCTTCAGGACCGATGGCCGTTGCTGGATGCCCAT CAGCAGTGTCTAGGTCTCCACTAATCAAATCTGTTGTTCGCTCGTTATCACGTTGCACCTTTCACTTGGACTCGGAATCAACAAAATTGTCAAACCCTTTTATGGTCTTCATGAAGGCAGATGAAGAGTATGAGCAATTTGCATTTCTCCAGAAACTGCTATCTTCCTCTGGAATCAACAACAATAACCAAATGGTTTATGGCGGGTGGTATTCGCTAGATTGTCCTTTGAATCCGTCTCTACTGTCTGAGTCCCTGCACATGGAAGACGGAGAAGATAAATGCCAGGAGATGTGCTCAAGCAAAAGGCTGTTGTTCGATTCCATAAACACGGCATTGTTGGACATCGGGCAGCTCGTATTATTTACCACCACCTATCCGTGGAACCAAGGACGGGTTCACGGACCTTGGAAAGACAGTAAAGGAGATGCCACAGTGGCGGAGCAAGTCTGGGCAATTGTTAAAAAAGGGTTAGCAGGTGACAAGTGGGTACCAAAGGATCCCTGCAGCGGTAACAACATGGTAGATGGGTTGGTGAAGGAAGAGATGGCAGGAAGGCAATGGGATGAAACAAGGTGGTTGGAAGTGTGTGAATTCAGCAAGGAGATTGGTGGGAAGGTGTTGGAGGAGTTGGTCGAAGAGTCTCTGTCTGAATTATCCCCTCATTGA